One window of Oncorhynchus kisutch isolate 150728-3 linkage group LG25, Okis_V2, whole genome shotgun sequence genomic DNA carries:
- the LOC109870503 gene encoding serine/threonine-protein kinase BRSK2-like, with protein MSKELSLSQTAQYVGPYRMEKTLGKGQTGLVKLGVHCITGQKVAIKIVNREKLSESVLMKVEREIAILKLIEHPHVLKLHDVYENNKYLYLVLEHVSGGELFDYLVKKGRLTPKEARKFFRQIISALDFCHSHSICHRDLKPENLLLDEKNNIRIADFGMASLQVGDSLLETSCGSPHYACPEVIRGEKYDGRRADVWSCGVILFALLVGALPFDHDNLRQLLEKVKSGVFHMPHFIPPDCQALLKGMIEVDPDKRLKLEAVQKHSWYQSGRNEPCPEQPPPRHVCMGRILCLTELDPDVLDSMHSLGCFRDSGKLTCNLQCEEDNQEKMIYYLLLDRKERYPSYEDEDLPPRNDVADPPRKRVDSPMLTRHSRCHPERKSLEVFSVTEQGSPTPPRRALGTAANSQRSRSVSGASTGLSSSPLSSPRVTPQGSPLPTPMGTPVHHPSSNPPSNSSSSSSSLRVEGGVGVGSLSLTPPSSPGGGGMAASSSAHWRTRLNSFKNNLLGSPRFHRRKMQVPTSEDMSRLTPESSPELAKKSWFGNFVSLEKEEQIFVVIRDKPLSSVKADIVHAFLSIPSLSHSVICQTSFRAEYKTSCGPSVFQKPVKFQVDIAFSEGEREPDREKTERDVKRETGIYSVTFTLISGPSRRFKRVVETIQAQLHSSHDQPVGVSDPFPDEKNNRPHGTPTRQNSRRSEGGGDRCEWGERGDGGGIGGSGGVLQRRGSGKERTQLLSSNGTQSQP; from the exons GCTTGGTGAAGCTTGGAGTTCACTGCATTACAGGACAGAAGGTGGCCATCAAAATAGTCAACAGGGAGAAGCTGTCAGAGTCTGTTCTGATGAAG GTGGAGAGGGAGATTGCCATCCTGAAGCTGATTGAGCATCCGCATGTGTTGAAGCTGCATGACGTTTACGAGAATAACAAATACCT gtacctGGTGTTAGAGCATGTGTCAGGTGGGGAGTTATTTGACTATCTGGTGAAGAAAGGTAGGCTGACACCTAAAGAGGCCAGGAAATTCTTCCGACAAATCATATCGGCCCTGGACTTCTGTCACAGTCATTCTATCTG TCACAGAGACCTGAAGCCGGAGAACCTGCTCCTGGATGAGAAGAACAACATCCGCATCGCAGACTTCGGCATGGCCTCCCTACAGGTGGGGGACAGCCTGCTGGAGACCAGCTGTGG ATCCCCACACTATGCCTGTCCAGAAGTGATCCGG GGAGAAAAGTATGATGGTCGCAGGGCAGATGTGTGGAGCTGTGGAGTCATCCTTTTTGCTCTGCTGGTG GGCGCCCTACCATTTGACCATGACAACCTACGTCAGCTCCTTGAGAAGGTGAAGAGCGGGGTGTTTCACATGCCTCACTTCATCCCACCAGACTGCCAGGCACTGCTCAAAGGCATGATCGAGGTTGACCCCGACAAGAGACTTAAG CTAGAGGCCGTCCAGAAGCACTCCTGGTATCA GTCGGGTCGTAACGAGCCATGTCCCGAGCAGCCCCCTCCCAGGCATGTGTGTATGGGGCGCATCCTGTGTTTGACCGAGCTGGACCCGGACGTGCTGGACAGCATGCACTCTCTGGGCTGCTTTAGAGACAGCGGGAAACTCACGTGCAACCTGCAGTGTGAAGA agaCAACCAGGAGAAGATGATCTACTATCTCCTGTTGGACAGGAAGGAGCGTTACCCCAGTTACGAGGATGAAGATCTGCCGCCCCGAAATGACGTAG CGGACCCCCCTCGTAAGCGTGTGGACTCTCCCATGCTGACACGTCACAGCCGCTGCCACCCGGAGAGGAAGAGCCTGGAGGTGTTCAGTGTGACCGAGCAGGGGTCTCCCACCCCACCACGCAGGGCCCTGGGCACGGCCGCAAACAGCCAGAG GTCTCGCTCAGTCAGTGGGGCGTCCACCGGCCTTTCCTCCAGCCCTCTCAGCAGTCCCAGG GTTACTCCCCAGGGCTCTCCGCTGCCAACCCCCATGGGCACCCCCgtccaccacccctcctccaaccctccctcaaactcctcctcctcgtcctcctccttgcGGGTGGAGGGAGGCGTAGGGGTGGGCTCCCTGTCCctgactcctccctccagcccCGGAGGGGGCGGCATGGCAGCGAGCAGCTCCGCCCACTGGAGGACCCGCCTCAACTCGTTCAAGAACAACCTGCTGGGCTCGCCCCGCTTCCACCGCCGCAAGATGCAGG TGCCCACATCAGAGGATATGTCCAGGCTGACCCCTGAGTCCAGTCCTGA GCTGGCTAAGAAGTCGTGGTTTGGGAACTTCGTCAGCCTGGAGAAGGAGGAGCAGATCTTTGTGGTGATCAGAGACAAGCCGCTGAGCTCTGTGAAAGCAGACATCGTCCACGCCTTCCTCTCT ATCCCCTCCCTCAGCCACAGCGTCATCTGCCAGACCAGCTTCAGGGCCGAGTACAAGACTTCCTGTGGCCCCTCCGTCTTCCAGAAGCCTGTTAAGTTCCAGGTGGACATTGCCTTctccgagggagagagagagccggaTAGGGAGAAAACCGAGAGGGATgtcaagagagagacaggcatctaCAGTGTGACATTCACCCTCATATCAG GTCCTAGTCGCAGGTTCAAACGAGTGGTGGAGACCATTCAGGCCCAGCTTCACAGCTCCCATGATCAGCCCGTGGGGGTCTCTG accccTTCCCAGACGAGAAGAACAATCGGCCCCACGGGACCCCCACTCGCCAGAACTCCCGCCGCTCCGAGGGCGGAGGTGATCGGTGTGAGTGGGGCGAGAGAGGCGACGGAGGAGGCATCGGAGGCAGTGGGGGGGTCCTACAACGCAGAGGCTCTGGGAAGGAGAGGACCCAGCTACTGTCCTCCAACGGAACACAGTCCCAACCTTGA